The following proteins are co-located in the Rhea pennata isolate bPtePen1 chromosome 2, bPtePen1.pri, whole genome shotgun sequence genome:
- the FBXL7 gene encoding F-box/LRR-repeat protein 7 isoform X2, giving the protein MHQDSDLSMRTLSTPSPALIFPQNSHGFQNGRGSSTSSSSVTGETVAMVHSPPPTRLTHPLIRLATKHQKEQANIDRLPDHSMIQIFSFLPTNQLCRCARVCRRWYNLAWDPRLWRTIRLTGETINVDRALKVLTRRLCQDTPNVCLMLETVIVSGCRRLTDRGLYTIAQCCPELRRLEVSGCYNISNEAVFDVVSLCPNLEHLDVSGCSKVTCISLTREASIKLSPLHGKQISIRYLDMTDCFVLEDEGLHTIAAHCTQLTHLYLRRCVRITDEGLRYLMIYCTSIKELSVSDCRFVSDFGMREIAKLESRLRYLSIAHCGRITDVGIRYIAKYCSKLRYLNARGCEGITDHGVEYLAKNCTKLKSLDIGKCPLVSDTGLEFLALNCFNLKRLSLKSCESITGQGLQIVAANCFDLQMLNVQDCDVSVDALRFVKRHCKRCIIEHTNPAFF; this is encoded by the exons ATTCCGACCTGAGCATGCGGACGCTGAGTACGCCCAGCCCAGCGTTAATATTCCCGCAGAATTCCCACGGTTTCCAGAATGGCAGAGGGTCGTCTACTTCCTCGTCCTCCGTCACTGGGGAGACCGTTGCCATGGTCCACTCGCCACCTCCAACCCGCCTCACACATCCTCTCATCCGGCTGGCAACCAAACACCAGAAGGAACAGGCCAACATAGACCGGCTGCCAGATCACTCCATGATCCAGATATTCTCTTTTCTGCCTACCAACCAGCTGTGCCGCTGCGCCCGGGTGTGCCGCCGCTGGTACAACCTTGCCTGGGACCCACGGCTTTGGAGGACTATTCGCCTGACAGGCGAGACAATCAACGTAGACAGGGCTCTTAAAGTGCTGACACGGAGGCTTTGTCAGGATACACCTAACGTATGTCTCATGTTGGAGACAGTAATAGTTAGTGGCTGCAGGCGGCTCACAGACAGAGGACTCTACACCATTGCCCAATGCTGCCCAGAGCTGAGGAGGCTGGAGGTATCCGGCTGTTACAACATCTCCAACGAGGCAGTCTTCGATGTGGTGTCACTGTGTCCCAACCTGGAACACCTGGATGTGTCAG GCTGCTCCAAAGTGACATGCATCAGTTTGACTCGTGAAGCCTCCATCAAGCTGTCTCCCTTGCATGGGAAACAAATCTCCATCCGCTACTTGGACATGACAGACTGCTTCGTCCTGGAGGACGAAGGACTGCACACCATTGCCGCTCACTGCACTCAACTGACCCACCTGTACCTGCGTCGCTGTGTCCGCATCACCGACGAGGGTCTCCGCTACCTGATGATTTACTGCACGTCCATTAAGGAACTGAGTGTGAGTGACTGTCGCTTTGTCAGTGACTTTGGCATGCGGGAGATTGCCAAACTGGAGTCACGCCTCCGATACCTTAGCATCGCTCACTGTGGTCGGATCACAGATGTGGGCATACGTTACATTGCCAAATACTGCAGCAAGCTGCGCTACCTCAACGCGCGGGGCTGCGAGGGTATCACGGACCACGGTGTGGAGTACCTCGCCAAAAATTGCACAAAACTCAAATCACTAGATATTGGCAAGTGCCCTCTGGTCTCAGACACCGGCCTGGAGTTTCTAGCCCTCAACTGCTTTAACCTGAAGCGCCTGAGCTTGAAATCATGTGAGAGCATCACTGGGCAGGGCCTGCAGATTGTAGCTGCCAACTGTTTTGACCTGCAGATGTTGAACGTGCAGGACTGCGATGTCTCTGTGGATGCTCTGCGGTTTGTTAAACGGCATTGCAAGCGCTGTATTATAGAGCACACCAACCCTGCCTTCTTCTGA
- the FBXL7 gene encoding F-box/LRR-repeat protein 7 isoform X1, translating to MGANNGKQCGSDGKGSSSISSDVSSSTDHTPTKAQKNAATSEDSDLSMRTLSTPSPALIFPQNSHGFQNGRGSSTSSSSVTGETVAMVHSPPPTRLTHPLIRLATKHQKEQANIDRLPDHSMIQIFSFLPTNQLCRCARVCRRWYNLAWDPRLWRTIRLTGETINVDRALKVLTRRLCQDTPNVCLMLETVIVSGCRRLTDRGLYTIAQCCPELRRLEVSGCYNISNEAVFDVVSLCPNLEHLDVSGCSKVTCISLTREASIKLSPLHGKQISIRYLDMTDCFVLEDEGLHTIAAHCTQLTHLYLRRCVRITDEGLRYLMIYCTSIKELSVSDCRFVSDFGMREIAKLESRLRYLSIAHCGRITDVGIRYIAKYCSKLRYLNARGCEGITDHGVEYLAKNCTKLKSLDIGKCPLVSDTGLEFLALNCFNLKRLSLKSCESITGQGLQIVAANCFDLQMLNVQDCDVSVDALRFVKRHCKRCIIEHTNPAFF from the exons ATTCCGACCTGAGCATGCGGACGCTGAGTACGCCCAGCCCAGCGTTAATATTCCCGCAGAATTCCCACGGTTTCCAGAATGGCAGAGGGTCGTCTACTTCCTCGTCCTCCGTCACTGGGGAGACCGTTGCCATGGTCCACTCGCCACCTCCAACCCGCCTCACACATCCTCTCATCCGGCTGGCAACCAAACACCAGAAGGAACAGGCCAACATAGACCGGCTGCCAGATCACTCCATGATCCAGATATTCTCTTTTCTGCCTACCAACCAGCTGTGCCGCTGCGCCCGGGTGTGCCGCCGCTGGTACAACCTTGCCTGGGACCCACGGCTTTGGAGGACTATTCGCCTGACAGGCGAGACAATCAACGTAGACAGGGCTCTTAAAGTGCTGACACGGAGGCTTTGTCAGGATACACCTAACGTATGTCTCATGTTGGAGACAGTAATAGTTAGTGGCTGCAGGCGGCTCACAGACAGAGGACTCTACACCATTGCCCAATGCTGCCCAGAGCTGAGGAGGCTGGAGGTATCCGGCTGTTACAACATCTCCAACGAGGCAGTCTTCGATGTGGTGTCACTGTGTCCCAACCTGGAACACCTGGATGTGTCAG GCTGCTCCAAAGTGACATGCATCAGTTTGACTCGTGAAGCCTCCATCAAGCTGTCTCCCTTGCATGGGAAACAAATCTCCATCCGCTACTTGGACATGACAGACTGCTTCGTCCTGGAGGACGAAGGACTGCACACCATTGCCGCTCACTGCACTCAACTGACCCACCTGTACCTGCGTCGCTGTGTCCGCATCACCGACGAGGGTCTCCGCTACCTGATGATTTACTGCACGTCCATTAAGGAACTGAGTGTGAGTGACTGTCGCTTTGTCAGTGACTTTGGCATGCGGGAGATTGCCAAACTGGAGTCACGCCTCCGATACCTTAGCATCGCTCACTGTGGTCGGATCACAGATGTGGGCATACGTTACATTGCCAAATACTGCAGCAAGCTGCGCTACCTCAACGCGCGGGGCTGCGAGGGTATCACGGACCACGGTGTGGAGTACCTCGCCAAAAATTGCACAAAACTCAAATCACTAGATATTGGCAAGTGCCCTCTGGTCTCAGACACCGGCCTGGAGTTTCTAGCCCTCAACTGCTTTAACCTGAAGCGCCTGAGCTTGAAATCATGTGAGAGCATCACTGGGCAGGGCCTGCAGATTGTAGCTGCCAACTGTTTTGACCTGCAGATGTTGAACGTGCAGGACTGCGATGTCTCTGTGGATGCTCTGCGGTTTGTTAAACGGCATTGCAAGCGCTGTATTATAGAGCACACCAACCCTGCCTTCTTCTGA
- the FBXL7 gene encoding F-box/LRR-repeat protein 7 isoform X3 encodes MRTLSTPSPALIFPQNSHGFQNGRGSSTSSSSVTGETVAMVHSPPPTRLTHPLIRLATKHQKEQANIDRLPDHSMIQIFSFLPTNQLCRCARVCRRWYNLAWDPRLWRTIRLTGETINVDRALKVLTRRLCQDTPNVCLMLETVIVSGCRRLTDRGLYTIAQCCPELRRLEVSGCYNISNEAVFDVVSLCPNLEHLDVSGCSKVTCISLTREASIKLSPLHGKQISIRYLDMTDCFVLEDEGLHTIAAHCTQLTHLYLRRCVRITDEGLRYLMIYCTSIKELSVSDCRFVSDFGMREIAKLESRLRYLSIAHCGRITDVGIRYIAKYCSKLRYLNARGCEGITDHGVEYLAKNCTKLKSLDIGKCPLVSDTGLEFLALNCFNLKRLSLKSCESITGQGLQIVAANCFDLQMLNVQDCDVSVDALRFVKRHCKRCIIEHTNPAFF; translated from the exons ATGCGGACGCTGAGTACGCCCAGCCCAGCGTTAATATTCCCGCAGAATTCCCACGGTTTCCAGAATGGCAGAGGGTCGTCTACTTCCTCGTCCTCCGTCACTGGGGAGACCGTTGCCATGGTCCACTCGCCACCTCCAACCCGCCTCACACATCCTCTCATCCGGCTGGCAACCAAACACCAGAAGGAACAGGCCAACATAGACCGGCTGCCAGATCACTCCATGATCCAGATATTCTCTTTTCTGCCTACCAACCAGCTGTGCCGCTGCGCCCGGGTGTGCCGCCGCTGGTACAACCTTGCCTGGGACCCACGGCTTTGGAGGACTATTCGCCTGACAGGCGAGACAATCAACGTAGACAGGGCTCTTAAAGTGCTGACACGGAGGCTTTGTCAGGATACACCTAACGTATGTCTCATGTTGGAGACAGTAATAGTTAGTGGCTGCAGGCGGCTCACAGACAGAGGACTCTACACCATTGCCCAATGCTGCCCAGAGCTGAGGAGGCTGGAGGTATCCGGCTGTTACAACATCTCCAACGAGGCAGTCTTCGATGTGGTGTCACTGTGTCCCAACCTGGAACACCTGGATGTGTCAG GCTGCTCCAAAGTGACATGCATCAGTTTGACTCGTGAAGCCTCCATCAAGCTGTCTCCCTTGCATGGGAAACAAATCTCCATCCGCTACTTGGACATGACAGACTGCTTCGTCCTGGAGGACGAAGGACTGCACACCATTGCCGCTCACTGCACTCAACTGACCCACCTGTACCTGCGTCGCTGTGTCCGCATCACCGACGAGGGTCTCCGCTACCTGATGATTTACTGCACGTCCATTAAGGAACTGAGTGTGAGTGACTGTCGCTTTGTCAGTGACTTTGGCATGCGGGAGATTGCCAAACTGGAGTCACGCCTCCGATACCTTAGCATCGCTCACTGTGGTCGGATCACAGATGTGGGCATACGTTACATTGCCAAATACTGCAGCAAGCTGCGCTACCTCAACGCGCGGGGCTGCGAGGGTATCACGGACCACGGTGTGGAGTACCTCGCCAAAAATTGCACAAAACTCAAATCACTAGATATTGGCAAGTGCCCTCTGGTCTCAGACACCGGCCTGGAGTTTCTAGCCCTCAACTGCTTTAACCTGAAGCGCCTGAGCTTGAAATCATGTGAGAGCATCACTGGGCAGGGCCTGCAGATTGTAGCTGCCAACTGTTTTGACCTGCAGATGTTGAACGTGCAGGACTGCGATGTCTCTGTGGATGCTCTGCGGTTTGTTAAACGGCATTGCAAGCGCTGTATTATAGAGCACACCAACCCTGCCTTCTTCTGA